From Anopheles arabiensis isolate DONGOLA chromosome 3, AaraD3, whole genome shotgun sequence, a single genomic window includes:
- the LOC120900695 gene encoding Krueppel homolog 2, with protein MSDQQRDQQSQQRQTGFAALKEHVLANKLETTQWVSRVLTIYFALGYVLPFLYGNSVNAYYKVLMANAATSAIRLHQRLPPFTLSRAYLQQTMLEDSFHYLLFSLIFLYVYPLLVIILPVILFSLLHSTSYSLTLLDTLGQNSWWGARLLISVVEFQTRNILRLAACSEILIMPITVLLVFFGKAGIMTPLVYYQFLVMRYSSRRNPYTRNMFYEFRLVAENFANGASTPPVLRKGLHAAIGFISRLAPPTVVQPQQQGQ; from the exons ATGAGCGATCAACAGCGAGATCAACAATCGCAACAGAGGCAAACTGGTTTTGCCGCACTGAAGGAGCATGTTTTGGCAAACAAACTGGAAACGACGCAATGGGTGTCCCGCGTGTTAACCATCTACTTTGCGCTAGGATATGTCTTACCGTTCCTGTACGG TAACTCCGTTAATGCCTACTACAAAGTGCTGATGGCAAATGCAGCTACCAGTGCGATACGGTTACACCAACGTCTACCTCCATTTACGCTGTCCCGTGCCTATCTGCAGCAAACGATGCTAGAGGACTCGTTTCACTATCTGCTGTTTTCTTTGATATTCCTCTACGTATACCCGTTATTAGTGATCATTCTGCCCGTCATCCTTTTCTCGCTGCTTCATTCCACGAGCTATTCCTTGACTCTACTCGAC ACACTGGGGCAAAATTCTTGGTGGGGAGCCCGTTTGTTGATTTCAGTGGTTGAGTTCCAGACGCGCAACATTCTTAGGCTTGCCGCCTGCAGTGAGATTTTGATTATGCCAATAACTGTGCtgcttgtgttttt TGGCAAAGCCGGCATCATGACACCGCTGGTGTACTATCAATTTTTGGTAATGCGCTATTCGTCCCGGCGCAATCCCTACACGCGAAACATGTTCTACGAGTTCCGATTGGTGGCGGAGAATTTTGCCAATGGCGCAAGCACACCACCGGTTTTGCGTAAAGGTCTGCACGCTGCGATCGGTTTCATCAGCCGGTTAGCACCACCTACGGTAGTGCAGCCGCAACAACAGGGACAGTAA
- the LOC120900697 gene encoding transmembrane protein 138 isoform X3 — protein sequence MLKLSLKRFASVLFFQMLFLVVDLGINSFSYLARGHHSAVIFLFIAQDVCLMLSFTAFVFSLYSTYVYQAGMANLLYEKFRTPLLISMTYFFLSIALHLWQVLGHSNEPYQFQWPKALTALFIIHRLFSPIYYYLYKKSALKMSDPRFYENLDWIASQLSIKMRACS from the exons ATGCTGAAGCTATCGCTAAAACGATTTGCCTCAGTTTTATTCTTCCAAATGCTCTTTCTCGTGGTGGATTTGGGAATAAACAGTTTTTCATATCTTGCCCGTGGTCATCATTCTGCAGTGATTTTTCTGTTCAT CGCTCAGGATGTCTGCTTAATGTTATCGTTCACGGCGTTCGTGTTCAGTCTGTACTCCACTTACGTGTACCAAGCAGGAATGGCCAACCTGCTGTACGAGAAGTTCCGTACGCCGCTCCTCATAAGCATGACGTACTTTTTCCTCAGCATCGCTCTTCACCTCTGGCAGGTATTGGGCCACTCCAATGAACCGTATCAATTCCAATGGCCCAAAGCATTGAccgctttatttataattcaCCGACTGT TTTCACCCATCTATTACTATCTCTACAAGAAATCAGCGCTAAAGATGAGTGATCCTCGATTCTATGAAAATCTGGATTGGATTGCTTCGCAGCTGTCGATTAA
- the LOC120900448 gene encoding 60S ribosomal protein L24, producing MKIGLCAFSGFKIYPASGKTLVKADGKTFTFLNKKCERSFLMKRNPRKVKWTVLYRRKHKKGIVEEAAKKRTRRTQKFQRAIVGASLSDIMAKRNMKPEVRKAQREQAIKAAKEAKKAKQTDKKPKAAQPNPKQQKTKAAKVAQKAAPRVGGKR from the exons ATGAA GATCGGACTGTGTGCATTCAGCGGGTTCAAAATCTACCCGGCCAGCGGCAAGACCCTTGTCAAAGCCGATGGAAAG ACGTTCACCTTCCTGAACAAAAAATGTGAGCGTTCGTTCCTGATGAAGCGCAACCCGCGCAAGGTGAAATGGACGGTGCTGTACCGCCGCAAGCACAAGAAGGGTATTGTGGAGGAAGCCGCCAAGAAGCGTACCCGCCGCACGCAGAAATTCCAGCGTGCCATCGTCGGTGCTTCGCTCTCGGACATCATGGCTAAGCGCAACATGAAGCCCGAAGTCCGCAAGGCCCAGCGCGAGCAGGCAATCAA GGCTGCCAAGGAAGCCAAGAAGGCTAAGCAGACCGACAAGAAGCCGAAAGCTGCCCAGCCCAACCCGAAGCAGCAGAAAACGAAGGCCGCTAAGGTCGCCCAGAAGGCTGCACCGCGCGTAGGAGGCAAGCGATAA
- the LOC120900447 gene encoding protein disulfide-isomerase A5, protein MKMKLSGVLFIIAALGIASAYAKTQKSPVIDNITDMKELKKLFRTKTNVLILFVAGMKDNNALLASFRDAAHAVKGQGTMVLLDCNNSEVKKICKKLKATPAPFALKHFKDGDFHKDYDRQLTTTSMVNFMRDPTGDLPWEEDPIGADVVHVPDAVTLGKFLKKEVKPTLVMFYAPWCGFCKTLKPEFSAAATELKGRYVLAAIDVNRPENSIIRKQYNITGFPTLLYYENGRMKYTFEGENNKAGIVAFMKNPAAPPPTKPKEADWASESSSEIVHLTAGSFEPALKDEKSVLVMFYAPWCGHCKKMKPEYEKAAEIMKAKNIPGVLAALDATKEASVGQQYGVKGYPTVKYFSNGEFKFDVNVREADKIVKFMENPTEPPPPPAPETPWEDEPSEVVHLNEETFKPFLKKKKHVLVMFYAPWCGHCKRAKPEFARAAEHFKEDPKTELAAVDCTRHSAVCSSYEVRGYPTIKYFSYLKTVRDYNGGRTETDFIAYLKDPNATPLKTDKVAEPFGDFPGSDKILILTDANFEEVSKREPNLLVMFYAPWCGHCKHMKPDFAKVAQLLATEKVSAKVAALDCTVHMKTAEKFQIRGYPTLKLFANGQFRRNYEGKRTAQDMLQFLRTDGAVAKDEL, encoded by the exons ATGAAAATGAAGCTCTCTGGTGTATTATTTATT ATTGCCGCTCTTGGCATTGCTTCAGCCTACGCGAAAACGCAAAAAAGTCCCGTTATCGACAATATAACGGACATGAAAGAGCTGAAGAAACTGTttcgcacaaaaacaaatgttcTGATACTGTTCGTGGCAGGAATGAAGGACAACAATGCACTGCTGGCGTCCTTCAGAGATGCAGCGCATGCTGTAAAAGGCCAGGGCACAATGGTGCTGCTCGATTGCAACAATTCTGAGGTGAAGAAAATTTGCAAAAAGCTCAAGGCCACGCCAGCACCCTTTGCGCTGAAGCATTTCAAAGACGGCGACTTCCATAAGGATTACGATCGGCAGCTAACGACAACCAGCATGGTTAATTTTATGCGCGATCCAACCGGAGATCTGCCTTGGGAGGAGGATCCGATCGGTGCCGACGTGGTGCACGTTCCCGATGCCGTG ACTTTGGgtaaatttttgaaaaaagaagTGAAGCCAACACTGGTGATGTTTTACGCTCCGTGGTGTGGTTTCTGTAAGACGCTCAAGCCCGaattttctgctgctgcaacggAACTGAAAGGACGATATGTGCTGGCCGCAATTGACGTTAATCGACCCGAAAACTCGATCATTCGCAAGCAGTACAACATTACCGGGTTTCCAACATTACTATATTACGA GAACGGTCGGATGAAGTACACTTTCGAGGGAGAAAATAACAAAGCAGGAATTGTGGCATTTATGAAAAATCCGGCCGCCCCACCACCGACCAAGCCAAAGGAAGCGGATTGGGCATCAGAAAGCTCGTCCGAAATTGTACATCTGACGGCGGGAAGCTTTGAACCTGCCCTGAAGGACGAAAAATCGGTACTAGTAATGTTTTACGCACCGTGGTGTGGTCACTGCAAAAAGATGAAACCTGAGTACGAAAAAGCGGCCGAAATTATGAAAGCCAAAAACATTCCCGGAGTTCTTGCAGCgctcgatgcaacaaaggaAGCATCCGTAGGCCAACAGTATGGCGTGAAAGGCTATCCGACggtcaagtattttagcaatgGTGAATTTAAATTCGATGTGAATGTTCGAGAGGCGGATAAGATCGTAAAGTTTATGGAG AATCCAACAGAGCCGCCACCTCCTCCTGCGCCAGAAACGCCATGGGAAGACGAACCGTCGGAGGTGGTACATTTGAATGAGGAAACGTTTAAACCATtcctgaaaaaaaagaagcacgtACTAGTGATGTTTTATGCGCCAT GGTGCGGGCATTGTAAGCGAGCGAAGCCAGAATTCGCACGAGCGGCCGAACATTTCAAAGAGGATCCAAAAACGGAGCTGGCAGCGGTCGACTGTACCCGTCACAGTGCCGTTTGTTCATCTTACGAAGTACGCGGGTATCCTACAATTAAGTATTTCAGCTACCTAAAAACCGTACGCGACTACAATGGTGGCCGGACGGAGACTGATTTTATTGCCTACCTGAAGGATCCCAACGCAACACCCCTGAAGACTGACAAAGTAGCCGAGCCGTTTGGAGATTTTCCCGGTTCTGATAAGATACTTATTTTAACTGACGCCAACTTCGAAGAGGTGTCCAAACGGGAACCGAATCTGCTAGTTATGTTCTACGCTCCGTGGTGTGGCCATTGCAAGCACATGAAGCCCGACTTTGCCAAGGTAGCTCAGCTTTTGGCAACCGAGAAAGTATCGGCCAAGGTAGCTGCCCTCGATTGCACGGTGCATATGAAAACGGCCGAAAAGTTCCAAATACGGGGCTATCCGACGCTTAAGCTCTTCGCCAACGGGCAATTCCGGCGAAACTACGAAGGCAAACGCACTGCGCAAGATATGCTTCAGTTCCTGCGGACTGATGGCGCAGTGGCCAAGGATGAGCTGTAA
- the LOC120900697 gene encoding transmembrane protein 138 isoform X2, which translates to MLKLSLKRFASVLFFQMLFLVVDLGINSFSYLARGHHSAVIFLFIAQDVCLMLSFTAFVFSLYSTYVYQAGMANLLYEKFRTPLLISMTYFFLSIALHLWQVLGHSNEPYQFQWPKALTALFIIHRLFSPIYYYLYKKSALKMSDPRFYENLDWIASQLSINLHHLHGGHRGER; encoded by the exons ATGCTGAAGCTATCGCTAAAACGATTTGCCTCAGTTTTATTCTTCCAAATGCTCTTTCTCGTGGTGGATTTGGGAATAAACAGTTTTTCATATCTTGCCCGTGGTCATCATTCTGCAGTGATTTTTCTGTTCAT CGCTCAGGATGTCTGCTTAATGTTATCGTTCACGGCGTTCGTGTTCAGTCTGTACTCCACTTACGTGTACCAAGCAGGAATGGCCAACCTGCTGTACGAGAAGTTCCGTACGCCGCTCCTCATAAGCATGACGTACTTTTTCCTCAGCATCGCTCTTCACCTCTGGCAGGTATTGGGCCACTCCAATGAACCGTATCAATTCCAATGGCCCAAAGCATTGAccgctttatttataattcaCCGACTGT TTTCACCCATCTATTACTATCTCTACAAGAAATCAGCGCTAAAGATGAGTGATCCTCGATTCTATGAAAATCTGGATTGGATTGCTTCGCAGCTGTCGATTAA CTTGCACCATCTCCATGGCGGTCATCGTGGTGAGCGGTGA